One genomic window of Elaeis guineensis isolate ETL-2024a chromosome 2, EG11, whole genome shotgun sequence includes the following:
- the LOC105034013 gene encoding uncharacterized protein, producing the protein MILRLPFTIRSTSLLHRRQIRSPSASAVSSSPTTTHSSFPPRPRPQTPLFLRPPAHSAARADLDAFRRWAKSIAITAAPRIAANGGPDADHLLRELSWLVQDATSRPEAAGEVRLRVGLEELYRLWRERIEERKPFQYVVGCEHWRDLVLAVREGVLIPRPETEMLVDMVARVEGFEEGLWADLGTGSGAIAVGIGRLLGEGGKVFATDLSPDAVEVARLNVERYGLKDKVEIRQGSWFEPLQDVKGKLAGLVSNPPYIPNSHISGLQAEVGWHEPRLALDGGKDGTDYLLHLCEGCASALKPGGFFAFETNGDKQSEFIADFMSTMWGNFFENVKIVSDFAGIKRFVTGFHR; encoded by the exons ATGATTTTAAGACTCCCCTTCACCATCCGCTCCACTTCTCTCCTCCACCGCCGGCAAATCCGCTCTCCTTCCGCCTCTGCCGTCTCCTCCTCTCCCACCAcaacccactcctccttcccgccAAGACCCCGCCCCCAAACCCCTCTCTTTCTCCGGCCCCCCGCCCACTCTGCCGCCCGCGCCGATCTCGACGCCTTCCGCCGCTGGGCCAAATCCATCGCCATCACCGCCGCCCCCCGCATCGCCGCCAACGGTGGCCCGGATGCCGACCATCTCCTCCGCGAGCTCTCCTGGCTGGTCCAGGACGCCACCTCCAGGCCTGAGGCAGCCGGCGAGGTTCGCCTGAGGGTGGGGCTGGAGGAGCTCTACCGCCTATGGAGGGAGAGGATCGAAGAGAGGAAGCCGTTCCAGTACGTGGTCGGGTGCGAGCACTGGAGGGATTTGGTTTTGGCGGTGAGGGAGGGGGTGTTGATACCGAGGCCGGAGACGGAGATGCTGGTAGATATGGTGGCGAGAGTGGAGGGGTTCGAGGAGGGATTGTGGGCTGATTTGGGAACTGGGAGTGGCGCCATTGCCGTGGGGATTGGGAGGCTTTTGGGGGAGGGAGGGAAGGTTTTTGCAACGGATTTGAGCCCGGATGCGGTGGAGGTGGCGAGGCTTAATGTGGAGAGGTATGGTTTAAAG GATAAAGTTGAGATAAGACAAGGATCATGGTTTGAACCTCTTCAAGATGTCAAAGGCAAGCTTGCAGGATTGGTCAGTAATCCTCCATATATACCAAATAGTCATATATCTGGACTACAAGCTGAAGTTGGCTGGCACGAACCAAGGCTGGCTTTAGATGGGGGCAAGGATGGCACTGATTACCTTCTTCATCTTTGTGAAGGGTGTGCTTCGGCACTAAAGCCTGGTGGTTTCTTTGCTTTTGAG ACAAATGGTGATAAGCAATCTGAGTTTATTGCAGATTTCATGAGCACAATGTGGGGGAATTTCTTCGAAAATGTAAAGATTGTATCAGACTTTGCAGGAATCAAACGTTTTGTAACGGGGTTTCACAGATGA
- the LOC105034012 gene encoding ferredoxin--NADP reductase, root isozyme, chloroplastic isoform X1: MAHALGAQVSLSLPVGTDVSLRKSGLKGCNNVSFHNNFWVPFTSLDLRSNKVQSKCRFKVVCMSVQQASKSKVAVKPLELEDAKEPPLNLYKPKEPYTATIVSVERLVGPKAPGETCHIVIDHGGNVPYWEGQSYGIIPPGENPKKPGAPHNVRLYSIASTRYGDSFDGKTASLCVRRAVYYDPETGEEDPSKMGVCSNFLCDSKPGDKIRLTGPSGKVMLLPEDDPNATHIMMATGTGVAPFRAYLRRMFMEDVPTYKFGGLAWLFLGVANTDSLLYDDEFAGYLRDYPDNFRYDKALSREQKNKRGGKMYVQDKIEEYSDEIFRLLDEGAHIYFCGLKGMMPGIQDTLKRVAEQRGENWDEKLSQLRKKKQWHVEVY, translated from the exons ATGGCGCACGCTTTGGGAGCTCAG GTCTCCCTATCGCTGCCTGTTGGAACCGATGTTTCTCTAAGGAAATCCGGattgaag GGTTGCAATAATGTTAGCTTCCACAATAACTTCTGGGTGCCCTTTACATCTTTAGATTTAAGAAGCAACAAGGTACAATCAAAATGCCGGTTCAAGGTGGTATGTATGTCCGTACAACAAGCCAGCAAAAGTAAAGTTgcagtaaagcctttagagcttGAGGATGCTAAAGAGCCACCTCTCAACCTGTACAAACCCAAGGAACCTTACACAGCAACAATAGTCTCAGTTGAGAGACTTGTTGGCCCAAAAGCCCCTGGGGAGACATGTCATATCGTTATTGATCATGGAGGCAACGTCCCTTACTGGGAAGGGCAAAGCTACGGAATAATTCCTCCT GGCGAGAACCCAAAGAAACCTGGAGCTCCTCACAATGTTCGACTATATTCAATTGCATCAACTAGGTATGGAGATTCATTTGATGGCAAGACAGCCAGTTTATGTGTCCGTCGTGCTGTCTACTATGATCCAGAGACGGGAGAAGAGGACCCTTCAAAGATGGGTGTTTGCAGTAATTTTCTCTGTGACTCAAAGCCAGGAGACAAGATTCGGCTCACAG GTCCCTCAGGCAAAGTGATGCTCCTACCAGAGGACGACCCGAATGCCACTCATATTATGATGGCCACAGGGACTGGGGTTGCTCCATTCCGTGCCTACCTTCGGCGCATGTTCATGGAAGATGTACCAACATACAAATTTGGTGGCCTAGCATGGCTTTTCCTTGGGGTTGCAAACACGGACAGCCTTCTCTATGATGATGAATTTGCAGGCTATCTTCGTGACTATCCTGACAACTTCAG GTATGACAAAGCCCTTAGCAGGGAACAGAAAAACAAGAGGGGGGGAAAGATGTATGTTCAGGACAAGATTGAGGAGTACAGTGATGAAATTTTCAGGCTTTTGGATGAAGGTGCGCATATATACTTCTGTGGTCTGAAGGGGATGATGCCCGGGATCCAGGACACACTGAAGAGAGTTGCAGAGCAGAGAGGGGAGAACTGGGATGAGAAGCTCTCCCAGCTTAGGAAGAAAAAGCAATGGCATGTTGAGGTTTACTAG
- the LOC105034012 gene encoding ferredoxin--NADP reductase, embryo isozyme, chloroplastic isoform X2, translating into MSVQQASKSKVAVKPLELEDAKEPPLNLYKPKEPYTATIVSVERLVGPKAPGETCHIVIDHGGNVPYWEGQSYGIIPPGENPKKPGAPHNVRLYSIASTRYGDSFDGKTASLCVRRAVYYDPETGEEDPSKMGVCSNFLCDSKPGDKIRLTGPSGKVMLLPEDDPNATHIMMATGTGVAPFRAYLRRMFMEDVPTYKFGGLAWLFLGVANTDSLLYDDEFAGYLRDYPDNFRYDKALSREQKNKRGGKMYVQDKIEEYSDEIFRLLDEGAHIYFCGLKGMMPGIQDTLKRVAEQRGENWDEKLSQLRKKKQWHVEVY; encoded by the exons ATGTCCGTACAACAAGCCAGCAAAAGTAAAGTTgcagtaaagcctttagagcttGAGGATGCTAAAGAGCCACCTCTCAACCTGTACAAACCCAAGGAACCTTACACAGCAACAATAGTCTCAGTTGAGAGACTTGTTGGCCCAAAAGCCCCTGGGGAGACATGTCATATCGTTATTGATCATGGAGGCAACGTCCCTTACTGGGAAGGGCAAAGCTACGGAATAATTCCTCCT GGCGAGAACCCAAAGAAACCTGGAGCTCCTCACAATGTTCGACTATATTCAATTGCATCAACTAGGTATGGAGATTCATTTGATGGCAAGACAGCCAGTTTATGTGTCCGTCGTGCTGTCTACTATGATCCAGAGACGGGAGAAGAGGACCCTTCAAAGATGGGTGTTTGCAGTAATTTTCTCTGTGACTCAAAGCCAGGAGACAAGATTCGGCTCACAG GTCCCTCAGGCAAAGTGATGCTCCTACCAGAGGACGACCCGAATGCCACTCATATTATGATGGCCACAGGGACTGGGGTTGCTCCATTCCGTGCCTACCTTCGGCGCATGTTCATGGAAGATGTACCAACATACAAATTTGGTGGCCTAGCATGGCTTTTCCTTGGGGTTGCAAACACGGACAGCCTTCTCTATGATGATGAATTTGCAGGCTATCTTCGTGACTATCCTGACAACTTCAG GTATGACAAAGCCCTTAGCAGGGAACAGAAAAACAAGAGGGGGGGAAAGATGTATGTTCAGGACAAGATTGAGGAGTACAGTGATGAAATTTTCAGGCTTTTGGATGAAGGTGCGCATATATACTTCTGTGGTCTGAAGGGGATGATGCCCGGGATCCAGGACACACTGAAGAGAGTTGCAGAGCAGAGAGGGGAGAACTGGGATGAGAAGCTCTCCCAGCTTAGGAAGAAAAAGCAATGGCATGTTGAGGTTTACTAG